Proteins co-encoded in one Halodesulfovibrio marinisediminis DSM 17456 genomic window:
- a CDS encoding sulfite exporter TauE/SafE family protein → MEHILFIAMGWFVGGFVNGLAGFGAAMVAMPIISYMMDVSVLVPSATMIVLTLNCHAGWVYRKHIEWRYTKTLLMGAVPGVVLSAYALQFVPEQQLRFGMGAFVAAYAIWNLFFEKKEVRVVNPAWGYVAGVMSSSLGMAFSFNGPPLAVYTAYCGCPKNAVKAIISAGFILTGVLIVSTQVAIGNIDTYALTIYAASVPAVVVGSKLGIYLSAFISESSYRKFFFVLLAILGLKIAGAALQILL, encoded by the coding sequence ATGGAACATATACTCTTTATCGCGATGGGGTGGTTTGTCGGCGGCTTTGTGAACGGGCTTGCCGGATTTGGTGCCGCTATGGTTGCCATGCCTATCATCAGCTACATGATGGATGTTTCGGTTCTCGTGCCGAGTGCTACGATGATAGTCCTGACGTTGAATTGTCATGCTGGATGGGTTTATCGAAAGCATATTGAATGGCGCTATACCAAAACGCTGTTGATGGGCGCTGTCCCCGGGGTTGTGCTTAGTGCGTATGCATTACAATTCGTTCCAGAACAACAGCTTAGATTCGGTATGGGTGCTTTTGTTGCAGCCTATGCAATCTGGAATCTTTTTTTTGAAAAGAAGGAAGTGCGAGTTGTCAATCCGGCATGGGGCTATGTCGCAGGCGTGATGTCCAGTTCTCTGGGAATGGCCTTCAGCTTTAATGGTCCACCTCTTGCAGTATATACCGCATACTGTGGTTGTCCAAAAAACGCTGTTAAAGCTATCATCAGCGCAGGGTTTATTCTTACCGGTGTGCTTATTGTTTCTACACAGGTTGCAATTGGTAATATTGATACCTACGCATTGACTATATACGCAGCTTCAGTTCCTGCCGTAGTTGTCGGCAGTAAGCTTGGAATTTATCTTTCAGCTTTTATTTCTGAATCATCGTATCGAAAATTTTTCTTTGTTTTATTGGCAATTCTCGGCTTGAAAATAGCCGGAGCTGCTTTGCAAATTTTATTATAA
- a CDS encoding DUF4125 family protein — METNQTREELIQDVIERELVMFLNTKNLGGPASCQENPDMFRHWRWMVFSVLSDEYIASYKDDLIEAERVGRNLMTEKYARMDNLIPCVSPNMEKVRKITATERVWMQELFQEFPLLFPQSLARFDMYFPAEMETLSERSLDLYQACVDKALRSGENLARKRYVNFYARMGLGTLEELEARRREKLHQS, encoded by the coding sequence ATGGAAACTAATCAAACTCGTGAAGAATTGATTCAAGATGTGATTGAGCGCGAACTGGTTATGTTTTTGAACACGAAAAATTTGGGTGGTCCCGCATCCTGTCAGGAAAATCCGGACATGTTTCGCCACTGGCGCTGGATGGTCTTTTCCGTACTGTCAGATGAGTATATTGCATCTTACAAAGACGATTTGATTGAGGCGGAGCGCGTTGGCCGCAATTTGATGACCGAAAAGTATGCCCGAATGGACAACCTGATTCCGTGTGTGTCCCCGAACATGGAGAAAGTACGAAAAATTACTGCTACAGAACGAGTCTGGATGCAGGAGTTGTTTCAGGAATTTCCACTATTGTTTCCTCAATCTCTTGCCCGTTTTGATATGTACTTCCCAGCGGAAATGGAAACTCTCTCGGAACGTAGTCTTGATTTGTATCAAGCGTGTGTAGATAAGGCTCTTCGCTCCGGTGAAAACTTGGCACGTAAGCGTTACGTCAATTTTTATGCTCGGATGGGGCTAGGCACACTGGAAGAATTAGAAGCACGCAGACGAGAGAAACTCCATCAGAGCTAA